From the Helicoverpa zea isolate HzStark_Cry1AcR chromosome 28, ilHelZeax1.1, whole genome shotgun sequence genome, one window contains:
- the LOC124643851 gene encoding glucose-1-phosphatase-like, with product MAGVLTLTVLLCLFSLGKGIDVQRLNLEQVLILSRHNVRTPLTGELEMYASKPWPKWNASSGLLTRKGYQLEGYMGEYIADWFATENFFNGCPKEEEIIVYSNTKPRTIASAKAFAESAFKNCNITVKHHENLAAMDPMFLPIFHNKTDAFKQQAREEMTRKLNEVDLTEAYREMTRILNMQSSDVCKKLMICDLVALKSDIVTEDGEEPNVNGPLFIANAIVDSFIMSYYEGMPLSDVAWGEMQDNATQWELLTSIARENQNVRFNLTSASKDVAGPLLKYMYNIFKSGTPKFTLLVGHDSNLNAVINAFDFQPFVLPGQFEPFPIGGKVIFQKWSDANEKYLKIEYVYPTVKQLRNGEKLSRLDPPQRVLLKPKGCKMSPASFCPWSEFLKLNTFS from the coding sequence atggcgggagttttgactttgacagtTTTGTTATGCCTTTTTAGTTTAGGCAAAGGTATTGATGTACAAAGGCTGAACTTAGAACAGGTTTTAATACTCAGCCGGCATAATGTGCGGACGCCGTTGACCGGGGAACTAGAAATGTATGCTTCGAAACCGTGGCCAAAATGGAACGCTTCTTCCGGACTTTTGACCAGAAAAGGTTACCAACTCGAAGGTTATATGGGCGAATATATAGCCGACTGGTTTGCAACTGAAAACTTTTTCAATGGATGCCCTAAAGAAGAGGAGataattgtttattcaaatacCAAACCACGGACTATAGCGTCTGCAAAAGCATTTGCAGAATCCGCGTTCAAAAATTGCAATATCACAGTGAAACATCATGAAAACTTGGCAGCCATGGACCCTATGTTTTTGCCTATATTTCACAATAAAACGGATGCGTTCAAACAACAAGCGCGCGAAGAAATGACGAGAAAATTAAACGAAGTCGATTTGACTGAAGCTTACAGAGAAATGACAAGAATTTTAAACATGCAGTCTTCCGATGTTTGCAAAAAGCTGATGATTTGCGATTTAGTGGCTCTCAAATCTGATATAGTCACAGAAGATGGTGAAGAACCGAATGTAAATGGACCGTTATTTATCGCTAATGCGATCGTCGATTCGTTTATCATGAGCTACTATGAGGGAATGCCATTAAGTGACGTAGCTTGGGGAGAAATGCAAGATAATGCTACTCAGTGGGAACTCCTAACTAGCATAGCAAGAGAAAATCAAAATGTCCGATTTAATTTAACATCAGCATCAAAGGATGTAGCTGGACCGCTCCTAAAATACAtgtacaatattttcaaaagtggAACGCCGAAATTCACACTGCTAGTCGGCCATGATTCGAATTTGAACGCTGTGATCAACGCATTCGATTTTCAACCGTTTGTTCTTCCGGGGCAGTTTGAGCCGTTCCCTATTGGCGGGAAggttatatttcaaaaatggagCGATGCGAATgagaaatatttgaaaatagaatatgTTTATCCAACCGTCAAACAATTGAGGAATGGGGAAAAATTGTCGCGTCTAGACCCTCCCCAGAGAGTCTTGTTAAAACCAAAAGGTTGCAAAATGTCGCCCGCCAGCTTCTGTCCTTGGAGTGAATTTCTGAAATTAAACACATTCTCATAA
- the LOC124643728 gene encoding glucose-1-phosphatase-like: MYLKSLVLLLLALKSYCVQNFTLEQVLILSRHNVRTPLSKNLADFTPKHWPAWKEKSGYLTAKGALLEGYMGEYFALWLNKQGLLQEKCPKEDIFFVYANTAQRTLASAKAFVNKGFPGCEVKIHHTSEPKDPIFNPVVHNTSALFKLEAIEQMKMLLKSLHLNSSYVDLEEILNYKQSEYCLTEHKCNLLTDTNKIFVNVGVKPNLEGPLKISKSVIDSFIMENYEGFPKNEVAWGQLNNKEQWNLVLDLSKGYHSVIFNTTLIARDLAKPLLTYMRDLILDKKYIISFLMGHDANIYTVLKSLDFKPYSLKGQYEMTPAGGKLVFQKWKDQNSGIGYLKVEYVYQCTNQMREGRKLSMDNPPEFTPLQLEGCKTDDSGFCLWDDFVALLNSLVD; encoded by the coding sequence ATGTACTTAAAATCTTTAGTATTACTTTTACTAGCATTAAAAAGTTATTGTGTACAGAATTTTACGTTAGAACAAGTGTTGATACTCAGCAGACATAATGTGCGGACTCCTTTGTCTAAGAACTTAGCAGATTTTACACCAAAACACTGGCCGGCTTGGAAAGAAAAATCTGGCTACCTGACAGCCAAGGGCGCCTTACTGGAAGGATATATGGGCGAATATTTTGCTCTATGGCTGAATAAACAAGGTTTGTTGCAAGAAAAGTGTCCAAAAGaagacatattttttgtttacgcgAATACCGCACAGCGGACGTTAGCCTCAGCCAAAGCTTTCGTGAATAAAGGGTTCCCGGGATGTGAAGTGAAAATTCACCACACATCAGAGCCTAAAGATCCAATTTTTAACCCTGTAGTACATAATACTTCAGCTTTATTTAAACTAGAAGCCATCGAAcaaatgaaaatgttattaaaatcgctACACTTAAATAGTTCTTATGTAGACTTAGAAGAAATACTCAACTATAAGCAATCAGAATATTGTCTAACAGAACATAAATGTAACTTACTCAcagatacaaataaaatctttgtCAACGTTGGTGTCAAACCTAATTTGGAAGGGCcattaaaaatttcaaaatccGTCATAGACTCCTTCATAATGGAGAACTATGAAGGTTTTCCTAAAAATGAGGTTGCATGGggacaattaaataataaagaacaGTGGAATTTAGTCTTAGACTTAAGTAAAGGATACCATAGTGTTATATTTAATACAACATTAATAGCTAGGGATTTAGCTAAGCCGTTATTAACTTACATGAGAGatttaattttagataaaaaatatataatcagtTTTCTAATGGGCCATGATGCTAATATTTATACAGTACTTAAAAGTCTAGATTTTAAGCCATATAGTTTAAAAGGTCAATATGAAATGACACCAGCTGGCGGGAAacttgtttttcaaaaatggaaGGATCAGAATTCTGGAATAGGTTATTTGAAAGTAGAATATGTTTACCAGTGTACCAACCAAATGAGGGAAGGTAGAAAATTGTCTATGGACAACCCTCCAGAGTTTACCCCTTTGCAATTGGAGGGTTGTAAAACTGATGACAGTGGATTTTGTCTATGGGATGACTTTGTTGCTTTACTAAATAGTTTGGTTgattaa